Proteins encoded by one window of Arabidopsis thaliana chromosome 2, partial sequence:
- a CDS encoding DUF581 family protein, putative (DUF581) codes for MLKTRAMFPHKDQAMSLSLDPQSDLVVGHTNNRPITNPLALSLLIGLNNKNKCISDSDFVRSPKSPLEFRVLSTMADSFFLRSPRSSLTAHLNCCCGPAAKVGLSIVDSLGDDRCLLPDIVFGPALRIKCSEVMDKHPKLLFPVANKSKKIENERSGVVFEIGDNSSETEPVGLRNRSFSANDCLRKTRVLSRSKLGQEGDFPGSGSDNAFSSEDDMEDYTCIIAHGPNPKTTHIYGDRVLECHKNELKGDEDNKEKFGSVFPSDNFLGICNFCNKKLGGGDDIYMYRCVLLFQYQYYLPYVG; via the coding sequence ATGCTGAAGACAAGAGCAATGTTTCCTCACAAAGATCAAGCAATGTCGCTGTCTTTGGATCCACAATCTGATCTTGTCGTCGGTCACACCAACAACAGACCAATCACTAACCCACTGGCTTTGAGTCTTTTGATTGGTCtgaacaacaagaacaagtgTATCTCAGATTCTGATTTTGTCAGGAGTCCCAAATCTCCTCTTGAATTTAGGGTGTTGTCTACAATGGCTGATTCATTTTTCCTTAGATCTCCTCGATCATCACTCACTGCTCATCTTAACTGTTGTTGTGGCCCTGCTGCTAAAGTTGGGTTAAGCATTGTTGATTCTCTTGGCGATGATCGGTGTTTGTTACCGGATATCGTGTTTGGACCGGCTTTGAGGATCAAATGTTCGGAGGTTATGGACAAACATCCCAAGTTGTTGTTCCCTGTAGCCAACAAGTCTaagaagattgaaaatgaaagatcTGGTGTTGTTTTCGAAATCGGTGATAACTCTTCTGAGACTGAACCGGTTGGGTTGAGAAACCGGTCCTTTTCTGCGAATGATTGTCTGCGAAAAACCCGTGTTCTGTCTCGATCCAAGTTGGGACAAGAAGGAGACTTCCCGGGGAGTGGTTCTGACAATGCTTTCTCCTCTGAGGATGATATGGAGGATTACACTTGTATCATTGCACATGGTCCTAACCCGAAAACCACTCATATCTATGGTGACCGAGTTTTAGAGTGTCACAAGAATGAGTTAAAGGGAGATGAAGATAATAAAGAGAAGTTTGGTTCTGTGTTCCCCTCCGATAACTTCCTCGGCATCTGCAACTTCTGCAACAAGAAACTCGGAGGTGGCGAcgacatatatatgtatcgGTGCGTGCTTCTTTTCCAATACCAATACTATCTACCATATGTAGGATGA
- the SCRL17 gene encoding SCR-like 17 (SCR-like 17 (SCRL17); LOCATED IN: endomembrane system; BEST Arabidopsis thaliana protein match is: SCR-like 18 (TAIR:AT2G14282.1); Has 35333 Blast hits to 34131 proteins in 2444 species: Archae - 798; Bacteria - 22429; Metazoa - 974; Fungi - 991; Plants - 531; Viruses - 0; Other Eukaryotes - 9610 (source: NCBI BLink).) has translation MRYTTSFIGLCFLIFLLKNLVNGGLIRECDYTMEGYGPCGPNGRSLCLDTFWKTPPSPGLSKNLEGCRCEDRGKRPPIFTGLSHTCRCCWSYGGGSDD, from the exons atgaGATATACTACTTCATTCATAGGTTTATGTTTTCTCATATTCCTCCTTAAAAACCTTGTTAAtg GAGGATTGATACGAGAATGTGACTATACTATGGAGGGTTATGGACCATGTGGGCCTAACGGACGTAGCTTATGTTTAGACACATTTTGGAAAACTCCCCCTTCTCCCGGATTATCTAAGAACTTGGAGGGTTGCAGATGTGAAGACCGTGGCAAGAGGCCGCCAATATTCACGGGGCTATCTCATACGTGTAGGTGTTGTTGGAGTTATGGGGGTGGTTCGGATGATTGA
- a CDS encoding uncharacterized protein (BEST Arabidopsis thaliana protein match is: copper ion binding (TAIR:AT4G32610.1); Has 43784 Blast hits to 26928 proteins in 1799 species: Archae - 86; Bacteria - 6347; Metazoa - 15971; Fungi - 5398; Plants - 1931; Viruses - 259; Other Eukaryotes - 13792 (source: NCBI BLink).) produces the protein MAGGGNRRDEGSITIQSTNLFAALDTRKKKKKSDKAGKSKGSSKSREPEKEPEPQVYWAPTPLKVKSWADIDDEDDDDDYYATTAPPQSGWSTSLPSHTDSKDVHVEESESEEDILDEGDDDVEEEQEQETEVQVHPEPEVKKAPEVPAPPKEAERQLSKKERKKKELAELEALLADFGVAPKENNGLEESQEAGQEKKEDVNGEGEKKENAAGGESKASKKKKKKDKQKEVKESQEQQANNNADAVDEAAGSEPTEEESPIDVKERIKKLASMKKKKSGKEVDAAAKAAAEEAAARRKKLAAAKKKEKNHYNQQPVR, from the exons ATGGCTGGAGGTGGAAACAGGAGAGATGAAGGATCGATCACGATCCAGAGCACTAATTTGTTTGCAGCATTGGACACtcgtaagaagaagaagaagtctgaCAAGGCAGGGAAGAGCAAAGGGTCTTCTAAGTCACGAGAGCCAGAGAAGGAGCCTGAGCCTCAGGTCTATTGGGCTCCTACGCCTTTGAAAGTTAAGTCTTGGGCtgatattgatgatgaagacgacgatgatgaCTATTATGCAACCACTGCTCCTCCTCAGTCTGGTTGGAGTACTTCTCTGCCTTCCCATACTGATTCCAAAGACGTTCATGTTGAG GAAAGTGAAAGTGAGGAAGATATTCTTGatgaaggtgatgatgatgtggaGGAAGAGCAGGAACAGGAAACAGAGGTACAGGTTCATCCAGAGCCTGAGGTGAAGAAAGCTCCTGAAGTTCCTGCACCTCCTAAAGAGGCAGAGAGGCAACTTTccaagaaagagaggaaaaagaaggaaCTTGCTGAGCTTGAAGCTTTGTTGGCTGATTTTGGAGTTGCCCCCAAGGAGAACAATGGCCTAGAGGAATCTCAAG AGGCTggacaagaaaagaaagaagatgtcaatggagagggagagaagaaggagaatgcAGCAGGTGGGGAGTCAAAGGcatcaaaaaagaagaaaaagaaggataaGCAGAAGGAGGTAAAAGAATCTCAAGAGCAACAAGCAAACAACAATGCCGATGCTGTAGATGAAGCTGCTGGGTCTGAACCAACTGAGGAAGAATCTCCAATTGACGTCAAGGAAAGGATAAAGAAGCTTGCAtccatgaagaagaagaagtcaggCAAAGAGGTGGATGCTGCAGCTAAAGCTGCTGCGGAGGAGGCAGCTGCAAGACGTAAGAAGCTGGCCGCggcaaagaagaaggagaagaatcaCTATAACCAACAGCCTGTGCGGTAA
- a CDS encoding DUF581 family protein, putative (DUF581) (Protein of unknown function (DUF581); CONTAINS InterPro DOMAIN/s: Protein of unknown function DUF581 (InterPro:IPR007650); BEST Arabidopsis thaliana protein match is: Protein of unknown function (DUF581) (TAIR:AT5G11460.1); Has 35333 Blast hits to 34131 proteins in 2444 species: Archae - 798; Bacteria - 22429; Metazoa - 974; Fungi - 991; Plants - 531; Viruses - 0; Other Eukaryotes - 9610 (source: NCBI BLink).) has product MLKTRAMFPHKDQAMSLSLDPQSDLVVGHTNNRPITNPLALSLLIGLNNKNKCISDSDFVRSPKSPLEFRVLSTMADSFFLRSPRSSLTAHLNCCCGPAAKVGLSIVDSLGDDRCLLPDIVFGPALRIKCSEVMDKHPKLLFPVANKSKKIENERSGVVFEIGDNSSETEPVGLRNRSFSANDCLRKTRVLSRSKLGQEGDFPGSGSDNAFSSEDDMEDYTCIIAHGPNPKTTHIYGDRVLECHKNELKGDEDNKEKFGSVFPSDNFLGICNFCNKKLGGGDDIYMYREKSFCSEECRSEEMMIDEEDLEEPCIDMHESLKKLF; this is encoded by the exons ATGCTGAAGACAAGAGCAATGTTTCCTCACAAAGATCAAGCAATGTCGCTGTCTTTGGATCCACAATCTGATCTTGTCGTCGGTCACACCAACAACAGACCAATCACTAACCCACTGGCTTTGAGTCTTTTGATTGGTCtgaacaacaagaacaagtgTATCTCAGATTCTGATTTTGTCAGGAGTCCCAAATCTCCTCTTGAATTTAGGGTGTTGTCTACAATGGCTGATTCATTTTTCCTTAGATCTCCTCGATCATCACTCACTGCTCATCTTAACTGTTGTTGTGGCCCTGCTGCTAAAGTTGGGTTAAGCATTGTTGATTCTCTTGGCGATGATCGGTGTTTGTTACCGGATATCGTGTTTGGACCGGCTTTGAGGATCAAATGTTCGGAGGTTATGGACAAACATCCCAAGTTGTTGTTCCCTGTAGCCAACAAGTCTaagaagattgaaaatgaaagatcTGGTGTTGTTTTCGAAATCGGTGATAACTCTTCTGAGACTGAACCGGTTGGGTTGAGAAACCGGTCCTTTTCTGCGAATGATTGTCTGCGAAAAACCCGTGTTCTGTCTCGATCCAAGTTGGGACAAGAAGGAGACTTCCCGGGGAGTGGTTCTGACAATGCTTTCTCCTCTGAGGATGATATGGAGGATTACACTTGTATCATTGCACATGGTCCTAACCCGAAAACCACTCATATCTATGGTGACCGAGTTTTAGAGTGTCACAAGAATGAGTTAAAGGGAGATGAAGATAATAAAGAGAAGTTTGGTTCTGTGTTCCCCTCCGATAACTTCCTCGGCATCTGCAACTTCTGCAACAAGAAACTCGGAGGTGGCGAcgacatatatatgtatcg AGAGAAGTCATTTTGCAGTGAAGAGTGTCGTTCAGAGGAGATGATGATAGATGAGGAGGATTTGGAAGAGCCGTGCATAGATATGCATGAATCTTTAAAGAAGCTCTTCTGA
- the MOT1 gene encoding molybdate transporter 1 (molybdate transporter 1 (MOT1); FUNCTIONS IN: molybdate ion transmembrane transporter activity, sulfate transmembrane transporter activity; INVOLVED IN: molybdate ion transport; LOCATED IN: mitochondrion, vacuole; EXPRESSED IN: 13 plant structures; EXPRESSED DURING: LP.04 four leaves visible, 4 anthesis, petal differentiation and expansion stage; BEST Arabidopsis thaliana protein match is: sulfate transmembrane transporters (TAIR:AT1G80310.1); Has 761 Blast hits to 750 proteins in 291 species: Archae - 26; Bacteria - 503; Metazoa - 6; Fungi - 58; Plants - 70; Viruses - 0; Other Eukaryotes - 98 (source: NCBI BLink).) translates to MESQSQRGQHETPKRSRFTGMFHKLKTNLVFRSKLAEINGAMGDLGTYIPIVLALTLAKDLDLGTTLIFTGIYNAITGAVYGVPMPVQPMKSIAAVAISSTAEDFGIPEIMAAGICTGGILFVLGISGLMQLVFNIIPLSVVRGIQLSQGLAFAMSAVKYIRKEQNFSKSKSVGDRPWLGLDGLVLALVCVLFIVLVNGDGEEEEEEEEGDGSRGRGRWGSVRKVIANVPSALLIFLLGVVLAFIRKPSIVHDIKFGPSKMKIVRISRKAWRNGFLKGTVPQLPLSVLNSVVAVCKLSYDLFPEKEFSAASVSMTVGLMNMVGCWFGAMPTCHGAGGLAGQYKFGGRSGGCVALLGVAKLVLGLVLGGSLVGILEKFPVGVLGALLLFAGVELAMAARDMNTKGDAFVMLMCTSVSLGSNAAIGFVAGDLLYVVLWMRNYGRAKPSSLPPQSGEHA, encoded by the coding sequence atgGAGTCTCAGTCTCAGAGAGGTCAACACGAAACCCCGAAACGTTCTAGGTTCACCGGAATGTTCCATAAACTGAAAACGAATCTTGTTTTCCGGTCGAAGCTAGCCGAAATAAACGGTGCAATGGGTGATCTTGGTACTTACATACCAATCGTCCTCGCTTTAACTCTAGCCAAGGATTTGGATTTAGGCACAACACTGATATTCACCGGCATATACAACGCGATAACCGGAGCAGTTTACGGTGTCCCCATGCCGGTTCAACCGATGAAATCGATAGCAGCCGTGGCGATTTCGTCTACCGCGGAAGATTTCGGTATACCGGAGATTATGGCTGCCGGAATATGTACCGGAGGGATCTTGTTCGTGTTGGGGATCTCTGGTTTGATGCAGCTTGTGTTCAATATAATCCCTTTATCGGTTGTTAGAGGGATTCAGTTGTCACAAGGCTTAGCTTTTGCCATGTCTGCGGTTAAGTATATAAGGAAAGAGCAGAATTTTTCGAAGTCAAAGAGTGTTGGTGATAGGCCATGGTTAGGGCTTGatggtttggttttggcttTGGTTTGTGTTCTGTTCATAGTTCTTGTGAATggagatggtgaagaagaagaggaagaggaagaaggagatggttcgagaggaagaggaagatgggGTTCGGTGAGGAAGGTTATAGCTAACGTGCCATCTGCTCTGTTGATATTCTTGTTGGGTGTTGTTTTGGCATTTATAAGGAAGCCGAGTATTGTACATGACATCAAGTTTGGACCGTCAAAGATGAAGATTGTGAGAATAAGCCGAAAAGCATGGAGAAACGGGTTTTTGAAAGGGACGGTCCCGCAGTTACCTCTTTCTGTTCTTAATTCTGTTGTGGCTGTGTGTAAGCTGTCGTATGATCTGTTCCCCGAGAAGGAGTTCTCGGCTGCATCGGTTTCCATGACTGTTGGGCTGATGAATATGGTGGGATGTTGGTTTGGAGCAATGCCTACTTGTCATGGAGCTGGTGGTTTAGCCGGGCAGTATAAGTTTGGTGGGAGGAGTGGTGGGTGTGTGGCACTGTTGGGAGTAGCTAAACTGGTGCTAGGGTTGGTCTTGGGAGGTTCATTGGTGGGTATATTGGAGAAGTTTCCGGTTGGTGTGCTCGGGGCATTGCTACTATTTGCAGGGGTAGAGCTTGCAATGGCGGCTAGAGATATGAATACAAAGGGAGATGCATTTGTAATGCTTATGTGCACATCAGTCTCTTTGGGATCAAATGCTGCCATAGGCTTTGTTGCTGGTGATCTTTTGTATGTGGTTTTGTGGATGCGGAACTACGGGCGAGCGAAGCCGAGCAGCCTTCCCCCGCAATCCGGTGAACATGCTTGA